Sequence from the Flavobacterium sp. TR2 genome:
TATCGGCTGTTTAAGTACTAAATTCCACGATTTAAACCTCAAATTACCTCCCCGTACTATAAAATTGTGTACTTATACCAACCGTTACCATCCGTGTTCCAAGTGAAACTCTACAGTTTTTCAAACTCTACTGACCAGTGTGTCATTTTGGAACGCTTATTTTTCCATCCAGAAAAATATTTTTGAAAAAAAAGTGCCAAAAAGCTACACTTTTCAAGATTCGTTAGTATTTATTGTAAAGATGCTTGACTAACCTCCTTGTATGGACTTCCTGTATCTAACCAATAACGAGATAGTAACGAACCTAAGAAATGAAATATGAAAATTTGAAGAAATTTATAATCAGCACCAAATCAAGCAAAAGCACGATTTACAGATTCTACAAAAAGAATGAAGACCTATTTGCTGAAACCAGCCTAAGAAGCGGAAAGAGAATGTTCCCTGCTGACCATGCCAGATACTTTGACAGTGAAATCATGTTCGATGAGAACAAAGCCCTGAGACAGGAAAACCAATCGATGAGAAACCTCATTGACTGTCTGGCAGATAAACAGAGCCTGCAACATACCTTCTGGCAGATGGATTGGAGTTTCTTCTTCACGGTAGCGTACAGAGCAGACCGCAATAAGACCAGCTGTTTTAAGCAGATGCACGGTCTGTATGATTATCTGAACCAAAAATACGGAGCATCAACAGAAATCAGAGTGTTCTTTACAACTGAACAGTTCCCAAACAGAAAAGGATGTCACAATCATTTTGTGGTCTACATTGCTGATAAGAAACTTCATGAGCAGATTGTAACGGATATTCAGGACTACTTCAACTACGACAGAACCGATGTAAGTGTTTATGACCGATATAAAGCTGGATTGTTCTACATGTCCAAAGACGGTCTGAGCGGAGAAGATTGGGATTTTATCAGTAAGAGCGCAAATACTACAGACGATGAGAATTAAGCTTACACTTTCTCAGCTCAAAGAGGTATTGAAGTCGCAACCGCTCAAACTGCCAATAAGTTTTAAAAGAGGTAATTTTACCGACCAAGAATTTTTAGAGTTTTCACGATTGATACAATCCAAAGAACGAGGCTAACAACCTCGTTTTTTTGTGCCCTGAAACGACCCAAAAAGCTGTGAGCCCAGGAAATCCAGGATTTTTCTTGCACAATCCAAAATAGACCTGGACATTTGTTTCACTTTTTGATATAAGTGAAAGCGACCATGTAAAACCAATGAAATCAACGGTTTACAGAGCATGAATAATCGACCGCTTTCAGATACATATATTAAGGTAGAAAAGTGAAACTAAAATCAAGAATTATGGCATTAAAAGGACAAAAGACAACAAGCGATTTTTTAGAGTGGGAAAAGATGCAGAGCATAGTTTTGAAGCTGGAGCGTGATAACGACCTGAAATTTGCGCTACTCATTGCAACAGGCTCTTACATTGGTCTGAGAATTTCTGACCTGCTCCAGCTTCGTTGGAATCAGGTTTTGAATCAGGATTACTTCACGATAACCGAGAAGAAGACCAAAAAGACCAGAAAAGTGACCATCAACCCAGAACTGCAGACCATCCTGAGCCGTCTGTTTGTCCAGCTCAAAGCCAGCGAAAGCGATTTGATGTTCGCCAACCGCACGGGAGATAAGCCGTTCAGCATCCAATACGTGAACAGCAAGCTGAAAGACATTTTTGCCAAATACAAAGTGCGTGGTCAGTATTCAAGCCACTTTATGAGAAAAACCTTAGGAAGGAGAGTCTGGGAAGTGAACAAGTACAGTGACCAAGCTTTGCTGTTGTTGTCTCAATTATTCAACCATTCGAGCGTATCGACCACTAAAATCTATCTTGGAATCCGAGAACAGGAAATCAGCAATCTGTATTTGAGTGTTTAAATGTAAGAAATAAATGTCTTTTCGAGTATGCCTAACTAAATTGAGTTAGGCTATACGTAATTAAATTTAAAATTAAGTTATTTAATTGTGTTGATTATTTGTTAAAATATGTTAATTATTTTTAAGCTATTTTAACAAATATAAAAATTATGAAAAACCAACTTATTTAAAATCAGTGTTTTGTTTTTTAGAAAGACTTAAGTCAATTAAGTTAAGCCGTTTTACATAACGTGATTGAGTTACCCAAAAAATTATCTCAAAAATATCACTTAACTTTGTCAAACAAAACAAAAGGAAAAGATTATTGCAAGAATCTTTTCGCCATTCTGACAGCTAAAGAATGGAATAAGAGCAAGCTGTAAAGCTGAACAGCAAGCTCTAAAAATCACAAACATGTTTCAATTGAATATTCGACCTAATAATCGAAGCGGGATTTTTATGCCCAAAAATTACCTAAAAAACTAAAAGAGAAAGCTTATGAAAAATACATTAGATACACTTTTCCAGTCATTTGAAACTGGCATCAGAAGCACCAAAGCAATAAAACCGAAAGACTATCTAAAAAGCATCGGTCTGGACTATGCAGAGCTTAGAATCGGCTTCAATTCAGGACAATTCCATCATGGAGAAACCCAAGAGTCAAAAGATGAATTTGAAGCATTAGGAATGCTTAAAAAGAGCGATGCAGGCGTAAGACAGCAAGACCTGACAGCCTATACAGCATTTGGAAGATACGGAGTGATTTTTCCGCTGGTGGACAGAGAGAACAGAATCGTAAATTACTTTGCCGTACGCTTCAATCTCGAAACGCCTAAGGAGGAATACCTCAACAGCGAAGGAATCTATCCAGCCTATCCGAGTGCAAACACCAAAAGGCTCTATCTCGCTCCAACAGTCATCGACTGCGCCAGCCTGTTGCAGTCCAAAGCACTCCAGAACAGGGATGCCGTCATGGCGATGCACAACGGAGAGCTATTGCCACAGCATACAGAAGCCTTAAAATCACTCTACGAACTTGAAGAAATCATAATCATAAAAAACTAAGACAATGAACAACAGCATAAAAACCCAGATACAGAACATCAGACCAGAACTGCCAGTAAGCATGATTCAGCTCCCAGACGGACACAGCATCAACGATATGTGGCTGAATTACGGAACAAGCGGAATTGCCGATATGTTGCAGAGTCCAGTAAAAGAAAAGACAATCCCAACACTGGAGATTCTAAGCGATTACAAAATCAGTTTCAAAGGAAAAACAGGAACTTTCTTTGTGATTGGAAGCCTGCCGATGGATTTGGGAAACCTGAGGCTTACCATCCAGATAATTCCAGCCGACAGCCAGAAAAGACTGCGTGTTAAGATTGATTTGTTTGACTTTACCAGCGTAGAGAGCCAGTGCAGGGAGCTGAGCGAGAAGCACGGATTTGACAGCACGCTTTTGGAAGCTGACCTCTTGCAGTTCACTGACCTTCTGGAAGACTACAGGGAAAAGCTTTTCGACGATGAAATGAATCCAGTAACCGACCAGTATTCCGAAAAGGAACTCACACCGCAAGCCAGTGAAAAAGCAGTGCAGTTCCTTTCAAAGCCGAAGCTTTTTGAGAATATCGACAAACTGCTTGGACAGAGCGGGATTGTTGGAGAAGAAGAAAACAGGATTCTGCTGTTTACGCTTGCTTCAAGCTACAAAATGCCCAATACCCTGCACGGACTCATTCAGGGAAGTTCTGGAGAAGGAAAATCACACCTCATCAACGGAATTGCCCAGTGCATGCCTCAGGAAGACGTTCTTAATATGACCAGAATCACAAGCAAATCCCTGTACCACTACAGGGATAAGGAGCTAATCAACAAGCTGATACTGATACAGGATTTTGACGGACTGGATGAAGATGCGCAGTTTGCGTTCAGGGAAATGCAGTCTGCTGGACTTCTGAGCAGTTCAACGGTAGTGAAAGACCCGCTTGGCAACAGCAGGGCAAAAGTAAAAAAGGTTGAAGCCCACTTTGCAAGCCTGACCGCCACGACAAAAGCAGAGGTCTACTATGACAACATGAGCCGTTCGGTAGTCTTGGGAGTGGATGAAAGCCTTCAACAGACCCTGAGAATCATACAAGTGCAGAACCAGAAAAATGCAGGCATCAGCAACACGGAACGTGAACAGGAAGCCAGACAGCTCCTGAGAAACTGCATGAGAGTCCTAAAGAGCTACGACGTAGTGAATCCGTTTGCCGATAAGCTTATGCTCCCGCTGGAAGCCAAAATGCTCAGAAGGCTCAACGCCCATTTTCAGAATTTTGTCGCTCAGATTGCAATCCTGAACCAGTACCAGCGAAAAAAGGATGATAAAGGAAGACTGATAGCCACCGAAGAAGATGTGAGAAAAGCCGTTGAGATATTTTTCAGCTCAATTATCATAAAAGTGGACGAGCTCGACAAAAGCACAAGACAGTTCTTTGAAAAGATGAAAGGATATGTTAAAAGCCAAACCAACGGAACAACGCACAAATTTACGACCCGTGAGATAAGACAGGAACTCAATATCAGCAAGACCTCAGCCTTCAAGTACATGCAGACCTTGCAGGAGCTGGAATACGTGCAGGCAGTTGAAGGCTCGCCAAACAAAGGATTCAAGTATGTAATCAGCTATTGGGACAATCTGGAGAAGATGAAAGCCAAGATTAAGGAAGACCTCAGCAGACAGTTAGACCAGCTGAAAACCGCCTAAAAGAACACGCCAGCACCAGCAATTACTGTCAATATAACACTGGTGTTCCTCAAATTGGAAAATATGCATAAGGAAAGTTTTCAAATGATGATTAAAAAAAGAATAGACAAATGATAAAAACTATAAAAAATACAGCATTCCAAAATCTTCTGAGTGATTTTGACAGCTATGTAAAAGTGAAGAACTACAAACAGGGAAAAGGCACAATGTACCAGAAAGCCGTATCTGAATTTCTTATCTGGCTTGAAGATGCAGGAATTGCCAAAATAAAAAACGTAACAGGCAGAGAATCGGTAAGCTATTACGAACATCTGATAAGCAGACCCAAACACAGAGGAAACGGAACTCTGGCAGGAAAGACCATAAAATTCCATCTGTTTGCTCTCGGTCTTTTTGTTCTGAATCTTTTAGAGAACAGGCAGATTGAAAAAGCGTTCTACATTCCAAGCTATTCAGGCGACAGCGGAAATTCCAGAAATGCCCTGAGCGTTGAAGAAATCAGACTCCTTTACCAGCACTGCCAGAGCGATTTACAGCGGGCTCTGCTGTCAGTGGCTTACGGTTGCGGACTTCGAAGGTCTGAGATTGAAGCTCTGAACACTAGAGATGTCCAGCTCTCCAGAGGAATGCTCATTGTCAGGGAAGGAAAAGGAAGCAAGAGGCGTGAAGTTCCTATGAGCGATATGGTTGCAGGTCACATCAAAAGATACATAGCCGAGGAACGCCATGAAAAGCTGAAAGGCACAAATCAAAATGAAGATGCATTTTTCATCCATGACAGCGGTAAACGGATGAATGGCGAATACCTCAACGATACATTGAAGAAAATGACCGAGCAGACCAGCAGTTATGAGCTAATCCAGAAAGACATAACGCTCCACTGCCTCAGGCACAGCATTGCCAGCCATCTGATGGAAAAGAATGCAGGCATTGATTTTATACGTGGATTTCTCGGTCATTCGCAAATCAATACCACATACATCTATGCTGTCAAGAACAAGAGAAGAAAACCAGTAACCACCTTTTAAA
This genomic interval carries:
- a CDS encoding tyrosine-type recombinase/integrase; its protein translation is MALKGQKTTSDFLEWEKMQSIVLKLERDNDLKFALLIATGSYIGLRISDLLQLRWNQVLNQDYFTITEKKTKKTRKVTINPELQTILSRLFVQLKASESDLMFANRTGDKPFSIQYVNSKLKDIFAKYKVRGQYSSHFMRKTLGRRVWEVNKYSDQALLLLSQLFNHSSVSTTKIYLGIREQEISNLYLSV
- a CDS encoding tyrosine-type recombinase/integrase: MIKTIKNTAFQNLLSDFDSYVKVKNYKQGKGTMYQKAVSEFLIWLEDAGIAKIKNVTGRESVSYYEHLISRPKHRGNGTLAGKTIKFHLFALGLFVLNLLENRQIEKAFYIPSYSGDSGNSRNALSVEEIRLLYQHCQSDLQRALLSVAYGCGLRRSEIEALNTRDVQLSRGMLIVREGKGSKRREVPMSDMVAGHIKRYIAEERHEKLKGTNQNEDAFFIHDSGKRMNGEYLNDTLKKMTEQTSSYELIQKDITLHCLRHSIASHLMEKNAGIDFIRGFLGHSQINTTYIYAVKNKRRKPVTTF